A section of the Humulus lupulus chromosome 2, drHumLupu1.1, whole genome shotgun sequence genome encodes:
- the LOC133816966 gene encoding monothiol glutaredoxin-S15, mitochondrial yields MARSLSHMLLKGISGLSTASSTRIASGSFVQYGRRFSNTPPNDSDTHEDFKPTSKLDSSNLSLKDIVEQDIKGNPVMLYMKGVPDLPQCGFSSLAVRVLSLYDVPLSARNILENPELKSAVKAFSQWPTFPQIFIKGEFIGGSDIILNLHQTGELKEKLKDITANQEKSQ; encoded by the exons ATGGCAAGGTCATTATCACACATGCTTTTAAAGGGAATTTCAGGTCTCTCCACTGCGAGTTCTACAAGAATT GCTTCTGGATCATTTGTTCAGTACGGGAGGAGATTCTCAAATACTCCACCTAATGATTCAGATACACACGAAGATTTTAAGCCTACTAGTAAGCTTGATAGCTCTAACCTATCTTTGAAGGACATTGTTGAGCAG GACATCAAGGGAAACCCTGTAATGCTTTATATGAAAGGGGTTCCCGATCTTCCTCAATGTGGATTTAGCTCACTAGCAGTTAGGGTGTTGAGTCTATACG ATGTTCCTTTGAGTGCTAGaaatattttggaaaatcctGAGCTGAAAAGTGCTGTAAAAGCCTTCAG CCAATGGCCAACATTTCCACAGATATTCATCAAGGGAGAGTTCATAGGCGGTTCAGATATTATTCTCAATTTGCACCAG ACTGGCGAATTGAAGGAAAAACTTAAAGATATCACAGCCAATCAGGAAAAGTCTCAATGA